Proteins from a genomic interval of Clostridium sp. AN503:
- a CDS encoding Stp1/IreP family PP2C-type Ser/Thr phosphatase, translated as MEAYALTDVGLNRSMNQDYIFSSTTPIGSLDNLFIVADGMGGHKAGDFASRFVVEKLVEFFGNKYPEKDVHGILKEGIRRVNRELYEKASEDGNLRGMGSTLVLATIKGNVLYVANIGDSRLYLLREELEQITRDHSYVEELVALGKMKRGSRDYLEKKNIITRAVGTSAEVDTDLFALKLKSRDYILMCSDGLSNMVDEFEIEYIIRSEEGLEMKAKGLVDAANRGGGKDNISVVLVEPQISEVSL; from the coding sequence ATGGAAGCCTATGCGCTGACAGATGTGGGATTGAACCGCAGTATGAATCAGGATTATATATTTTCCTCAACGACACCGATTGGGTCACTTGACAACCTGTTTATCGTTGCGGATGGTATGGGAGGCCACAAGGCGGGGGATTTTGCGTCCCGGTTTGTGGTGGAGAAGCTGGTGGAGTTCTTTGGGAACAAATACCCGGAAAAGGACGTACACGGCATATTGAAAGAGGGAATCCGGAGAGTAAACCGGGAGCTTTATGAGAAAGCCAGCGAGGACGGGAATCTTCGCGGGATGGGCAGCACGCTGGTGCTTGCCACGATCAAGGGCAACGTGCTCTATGTTGCCAATATCGGCGACAGCCGTCTTTATCTTCTGAGAGAAGAATTAGAGCAGATTACAAGAGATCATTCTTATGTGGAGGAACTGGTGGCCCTGGGCAAGATGAAGCGGGGCAGCCGGGATTATCTGGAAAAAAAGAATATCATCACCCGTGCAGTCGGCACGTCCGCGGAGGTGGACACCGATTTATTTGCGCTGAAACTGAAAAGCCGGGATTACATACTGATGTGCTCCGACGGTCTCAGCAATATGGTGGATGAATTTGAGATAGAGTACATTATCCGTTCTGAAGAAGGACTGGAGATGAAGGCGAAAGGCCTGGTGGATGCAGCGAACCGGGGCGGCGGCAAGGACAATATTTCGGTTGTCCTGGTGGAGCCGCAGATAAGTGAGGTGAGCTTATGA
- the rlmN gene encoding 23S rRNA (adenine(2503)-C(2))-methyltransferase RlmN, whose translation MEKKDIKSLYLTELEQEIREMGDKPFRAKQIYQWLHEKLVTDFEEMSNLSKGLREQLKERFELTALSVVDVKQSQIDGTRKYLFRLSDGNVIESVWMQYHHGNSVCISSQVGCRMGCRFCASTLDGLERNLTAAEMLDQIYRIQTLTGERVSNVVIMGSGEPMDNYDNVVRFVRLISGEQGLNISQRNITVSTCGLVPEMRKLAEEDLQITLALSLHAPNDEVRRSLMPIARRYALSDVLDACRYYFERTGRRMTFEYSLVSGVNDNLSEAKALAALLKDMHGHVNLIPVNPIKERDYVQSGQKAIQEFKNYLEKNGINVTIRREMGRDINGACGQLRKSFLDDERKGG comes from the coding sequence ATGGAAAAGAAAGATATCAAATCCCTTTACTTAACGGAACTGGAGCAGGAGATCCGGGAGATGGGGGATAAGCCTTTTCGGGCGAAACAGATTTACCAGTGGCTCCATGAGAAGCTGGTGACGGACTTTGAAGAGATGAGCAACCTCTCCAAAGGACTGCGGGAGCAGCTTAAGGAACGGTTTGAGCTCACGGCGCTGTCTGTGGTTGATGTGAAGCAGTCCCAGATCGACGGGACCAGAAAGTATCTGTTCCGGCTTTCGGACGGCAATGTGATCGAGAGTGTGTGGATGCAGTATCATCACGGCAATTCCGTGTGCATTTCCTCTCAGGTGGGCTGCCGGATGGGCTGCCGTTTCTGCGCCTCCACCTTAGACGGGCTGGAGCGGAATTTAACGGCGGCGGAGATGCTGGATCAGATCTACCGGATCCAGACCCTTACGGGGGAACGGGTATCCAATGTGGTCATCATGGGTTCCGGGGAACCGATGGACAATTACGACAACGTGGTCCGGTTTGTGAGGCTGATCTCCGGGGAGCAGGGTTTAAATATCAGCCAGAGGAATATTACGGTCTCTACCTGCGGCCTGGTGCCGGAGATGCGGAAGCTGGCGGAGGAGGATCTGCAGATCACCCTTGCCTTATCCCTCCATGCGCCAAATGATGAGGTGAGGAGATCGCTGATGCCCATAGCAAGGCGTTATGCCCTTTCCGATGTGCTGGATGCATGCCGCTATTACTTTGAGCGGACTGGGCGGCGTATGACCTTTGAGTACAGCCTGGTGAGCGGAGTCAACGATAACTTAAGCGAGGCGAAGGCACTGGCTGCGCTTTTAAAGGATATGCACGGGCATGTGAACCTGATCCCGGTCAATCCGATCAAGGAGCGGGATTATGTCCAGTCCGGACAGAAGGCAATCCAGGAATTTAAGAATTATCTTGAAAAAAATGGAATAAATGTTACCATAAGAAGGGAAATGGGCCGGGATATTAACGGGGCCTGCGGACAGCTCAGAAAGAGTTTCCTGGATGATGAGAGAAAAGGAGGTTGA